Proteins encoded by one window of Salvia splendens isolate huo1 chromosome 5, SspV2, whole genome shotgun sequence:
- the LOC121805157 gene encoding uncharacterized protein LOC121805157: protein MRIQPIDSIPIDNVKPPVFKSRLKRLFDRPFNSVLRISSAEKPVAGGDKDGGGAAEFEPSSVCLDKMVQNFMEDNNDKPSSAARNRCNCFNGNSNDSSDDELGFFSDSISTNSSFSEPSDALRSLTPCATVAERNLLADASKIVEKNKTTCKRKDDLRKVVTDGLITLGYNASLCKSKWDKSPSIPAGEYEYIDVVVEGERVIVDVDFRSEFEIARSTSSYKAILQNLPYIFVGKTDRLIQLVAMASEAARQSLKKKGMHIAPWRKAEYMKSKWLSPHARLTNEEAPPGDLEVLDLGCEGGELDFIFGEDMTISSPAPMTWQLPEIKPKSLERGNKVVVTGLASLLKEKH, encoded by the exons ATGAGAATCCAGCCGATCGATTCGATCCCGATCGACAACGTCAAGCCGCCGGTGTTTAAGTCTCGGCTTAAGAGGCTTTTTGACCGTCCGTTCAACAGCGTCCTCCGGATTTCATCCGCTGAGAAGCCGGTAGCCGGAGGAGACAAAGATGGCGGTGGCGCTGCCGAGTTCGAGCCGAGCTCGGTCTGTTTGGATAAAATGGTTCAGAATTTCATGGAGGACAACAACGACAAGCCTTCCTCTGCCGCCCGCAACCGCTGCAATTGCTTCAACGGCAACAGCAACGATAGCTCCGATGACGAGCTCGGCTTCTTCTCCGATTCCATTTCCACTAATTCTTCCTTCAGTGAGCCCTCCGATGCTCTCAGG AGTTTAACGCCGTGCGCGACTGTGGCGGAGAGAAATCTATTGGCAGACGCTTCGAAAATCGTCGAAAAGAACAAAACAACTTGCAAAAGAAAAGACGATTTGAGGAAAGTAGTCACCGATGGTCTAATCACCCTTGGTTACAACGCCTCCCTTTGCAAATCCAAATGGGATAAGTCTCCCTCTATTCCAGCTG GCGAGTATGAATACATCGATGTAGTGGTGGAAGGAGAGAGGGTGATAGTCGATGTGGATTTCCGATCGGAGTTCGAGATCGCCCGATCTACGAGCAGTTACAAGGCGATTCTGCAGAACTTGCCGTACATATTCGTCGGGAAAACCGACCGGCTGATACAGCTCGTGGCGATGGCGTCAGAGGCCGCGCGGCAGAGCCTGAAGAAGAAAGGCATGCACATAGCTCCGTGGCGAAAGGCGGAGTACATGAAATCGAAATGGCTGAGCCCTCACGCCCGCCTCACAAACGAGGAGGCGCCACCCGGTGATCTCGAGGTTTTGGATTTGGGGTGTGAGGGGGGAGAATTGGACTTTATTTTCGGTGAGGATATGACGATCTCATCGCCGGCGCCGATGACGTGGCAGCTGCCGGAGATTAAGCCGAAGAGTTTAGAGAGAGGAAATAAAGTGGTGGTCACCGGATTAGCTTCTCTCCTCAAAGAGAAACATTGA